DNA from bacterium:
TTCGTCCGACCGGCGATCGTTGTCACCTCCGACGATGTGCTGGAGTTCCGGCAACACGCCATCGTCGTCGTGCCCTGCACGACCGCGAGGCGAGGATGGTTGAGCGAAGTCGACATCGGTAGGTTCGGTGTCGCCCAGGCACACCTGCCGACGACCGTCAGCGTCGACCGCGTCATCGAGGCGACGGGCATAAACATCGGGCCCGTGGCGCTGCGACAGGTTCGAGAGCTCATCGCCGACCTGCTCGAACTCTGAGGCGGCCGCCGACCCAATGACCGCGGGCACTCACCCGACCCGGTCGGGGGTCTCGACGCCCGGGTGATCCACCTGTCTCGTCATCCTCATGCTCCCTCGTCGCAGACCCGCTCGCCTGCCATCCAAGCCCAAGCGCCGATGGTCTGCCAGCGCCCCCGAAACTCTTCTGGTCCGCCCCCACCACCCCCGGCCCCGGCTACCCTCACCTCGAAACAACACACAGAAGCCACCGACCGCCGAATCTGGTCCCACGCTGGCGGTGCCCACCCTTCCTCCTCATCCGACGGCGAGTGCCGGTCGTGACGCCCGGTGTCACATGGACGCTGTATCGTTGCTATCAGGAGCAACTGCTGCCACCCGGAGGAGACCCAGCCATGACCTATACCCCGCCATTCCTCCCCGAAGAACGCGCGGCCGATCAGTCACTGCCATCCCGTGTCGCGCGGGCGCGCAAGCTCCGCGAGGAAGCCGCCGCGCAAGTTGAACAGCGCTACGCCGATGTCAAGCAACGCGAGGGCGAGTGGCGCTCTGGCGACTGTCGCGACTTGGAGATGGAGCAGTTGAGTGTCCTCTGACAAGGACGCGCTGGCCGCGCCTCTGCAGAGTCCATTCTTCCGTGCCCTAAACGCGCCGCGATATGAGCGTCAGACTGAAATCCGTCAATATGAAGAGGCCACCAGCCGCTCGTTGATCGTTGTCCACGGACCGATCGCCCAAACTGTGATCACGCCATTTGCCGACGCGATCAATGACGTAGGCAGAGGTGATCCACTCGATTTGATGCTGACATCTCTTGGCGGAGATGGAGAGACGGCGCTGAGAATGGCTTCAATGTGCCACGGAGGACGAGAGGATTTCCGGATTATCGTCGCTGACATGGCGGCCTCGGCAGCAACGCTCCTCGCACTCGCAGCAGAGACGATCGTCATGAGCGACACGTCGGCACTCGGACCAATCGATCCACAGGTTCCGCTGCAAAGACGACGCCAGTATTTCCCTGCCAAAGACATAGTAGCGATTGTTGAGGACTTGGAGGAGCGCTCGAAGGAAAATCCTCAAGCATTTGAACTTTATGCGTCGTTGCTGGCTGACATCGATGCGGTCATCTATCAGACCGCAAAGGCTGCTATACGGCGCACTGAAGAACTTGTTCCCGAACTACTGCGCCTTCGACTGCTGCCTCCTGATACAGAAGAGATCAACACGATCGCGAAAGAACTCCAGAGTCATGCACTCCATTCGGCAACGATAGGCCATCAGCAAGCCAAAGAACTCGGGCTCCCGATCCTCTACATGCCTGGGCAGTCCGATGAGTGGGACATGCTGTGGAGACTGCACACTAGGTATGTGGCGTTGCTTGGTGCATATCCCAACGAGAGTGTATCCATTGAAGGTCGCAGAGTATCGTTCCAGTTCAATGTGAGGGAGCCGTAATGCGCTCGATCCGGCACCGTCCACGGTGATATGCGTTAGGAGCGCTTCGGAAACTAGCGGGGAGTGACTCCGATGAGGGACTGCCCGCCGGGGGAGGGGACCGGTAGCGTGGCGCGGTGCCGCGCAGCGGCCGGCACGCGATCGACAGCGATCGGGAGGATCGAGCATGACCGAGGCGTATATCATCGACGGGGTCCGCACGCCCATGGGTCGGTTCGGCGGGGGGCTGAGCCACGTGCACCCGGTGGACCTGGGCGCGCACGTGCTGCGCGGGCTCGTCGAGCGCACCGGCGTCGACGCCGGCGAGGTGGACGACATCATCTGGGGTTGCGTCGGCCAGATCGGGGCGCAGGCCTTCAACCTGGGCCGCAGCTGCGCGCTGGTGGCGGGATTCCCCGAGCACGTGCCGGCGGTGACCATCGACCGGCAGTGCGGCTCGTCCCAGCAGGCCGTGCACTTCGCCGCCCAGGCGATCATGTCGGGCACCATGGACCTGATAGTCGCCGGCGGCACCGAGGTGATGAGCCTCGTGAAGCTCAACAGCCAGGGCGACGTGGGGCCGCAACTCGGGATGGGCTACCCGTTCGACGCTCCCGGCTGGACGGAGCGCTTCGGCGACGAGCTGATCCACCAGTTCCGCGGCGGCAACCTCATCGCCGAGCGTTGGGGGATCACCGGTGAGGACATGAACGGCCTGGCGCTGCAGAGCCACACCAAGGCGCACCGGGCCTGGGAGGAGGGGCGCTTCGAGGGCCAGGTGCTGCCGGTGGGCGACTGCGATCGAGACGAGGGCATCCGCCCCGACACCTCCATGGAGAAGATGGCCGCGCTGCAGCCGTTCAGCGAGTTCGGTCCGCTGACCGCCGCCATGTCCAGCCAGATCACCGACGGGGCGGCCGCGCTCCTCGTGGCCTCGGAGGCTGCGGTGGAGCGCTACGGCCTCACCCCGCTGGCCCGGATCCACACCATGGCGGTCACCGGCAGCGATCCGGTGCTGATCCTCACCGGTCCGATTCCCGCCACCCAGATGGCACTCAAGCGGGCCGGCCTGAGCGTCGACGATGTCGACCTGTTCGAGTGCAACGAGGCCTTCGCCTCGGTGGTCCTGGCCTGGCAGGCCGAGGTGGGCGTGGACCCCGAGCGGGTGAACGTCAACGGCGGCGCCATCGCCCTGGGCCACCCCTTGGGGGCCAGCGGCGCCCGCATCATGACCACCCTGGTACACGAGATGCGCCGCAGCGGCGCACGCCTCGGGCTGCAGACCATGTGCGAGGGCGGCGGCCTCTCCAACGCCACAATCCTCGAAGCCGCGTAGCCGCAACCGACGAAGGAGCAGCCATGGGCATCCATCTCGACCACGTCTCGCTGCTGGTCAAGGACCTCGATGCGGCCGAGGCGGACTGGACGCGCATCCTGGAGGTGCTCTCGCCCGGCCACACCATGCAGATCACCCGCGGCGAGGGCCTCGACGAGGTGGACGGCACGCCGATGCGCTGGCTGACCTTCCAGAACCCCGACCCGCGCGGCGTCTCGATCCAGCTGTGGTCGCCGGCCGAGCCGGGCCACTGGCCCGACAAGGTGCTGGAGCGGCGCGGCGAGTACGTACACCATCTGGCGTTCTGCTCCGACGACTTCGACGGCATGATCGACCGGGTGCGCGAGGCCGGCCTGCCGCTGGTGATGGACGAGGCCAGCCACCCTGACACCCAGCCCTGGCTGCGCTGGAACTTCCTGCCGCCCAGCGTGGCGCACGGCCCGCTGATCGAGCTGGCGACCCGCTACCTGGCCGTCGGCGAGGAGTGGCTTCCGCACCCCGACAACGCCGAGAACGCCGACCTGGCCGCCGAACTCCACGACCGGTTCGCCGGCTGAGTCGGCGGTCGCGCCCCGGCCACGTCGACCGACCACCTCGCAGTTGTGCCCGAGCCCGCCGATCCCTCCAAGGACGCCGCCGCGGCGACCGGGTCCCCTTCTGAACTGCCGGTTGGCGGCGGCGAGGTTCCCACCGCCGGCTACGGCATGACCATGCCCGTCGAGGACGGCCTCAGCGCCGAGCAGTTCCTGGCGCTCTACGCGGCGGCGGAGGAGGCCGGCTATCACACGGCGCTCTGCGGCGAGGTGGCCGGAGCGGAGGTGTTCTCACTGATGGGCATGGCCGCGATCCGGACCCGCCGGATCCGCCTCGGTTCGGGGATCCTGGCGACGTACACCCGCCCCGCGCCCCTGGCGGCCATGGGTTTCGCAACGCTCGCCTCGGCGGCCCCCGGTCGCATCGTGGCCGGGTTCGGCGCCTCCAGCCCCATCATCGTGGGCCGCTGGCACGGAATCGAGTTCCGCAAGCCCTACACCACCACTCGCGAGTACCTGGAGCTGTTCGCCCGGGCCATGGCCGGCGGCAAGATCAGCTACGACGGCGACGAGCTGCGCTGCGAGGGTTTCCGCCT
Protein-coding regions in this window:
- a CDS encoding acetyl-CoA C-acyltransferase, with product MTEAYIIDGVRTPMGRFGGGLSHVHPVDLGAHVLRGLVERTGVDAGEVDDIIWGCVGQIGAQAFNLGRSCALVAGFPEHVPAVTIDRQCGSSQQAVHFAAQAIMSGTMDLIVAGGTEVMSLVKLNSQGDVGPQLGMGYPFDAPGWTERFGDELIHQFRGGNLIAERWGITGEDMNGLALQSHTKAHRAWEEGRFEGQVLPVGDCDRDEGIRPDTSMEKMAALQPFSEFGPLTAAMSSQITDGAAALLVASEAAVERYGLTPLARIHTMAVTGSDPVLILTGPIPATQMALKRAGLSVDDVDLFECNEAFASVVLAWQAEVGVDPERVNVNGGAIALGHPLGASGARIMTTLVHEMRRSGARLGLQTMCEGGGLSNATILEAA
- a CDS encoding type II toxin-antitoxin system PemK/MazF family toxin; this encodes FVRPAIVVTSDDVLEFRQHAIVVVPCTTARRGWLSEVDIGRFGVAQAHLPTTVSVDRVIEATGINIGPVALRQVRELIADLLEL
- a CDS encoding VOC family protein; this translates as MGIHLDHVSLLVKDLDAAEADWTRILEVLSPGHTMQITRGEGLDEVDGTPMRWLTFQNPDPRGVSIQLWSPAEPGHWPDKVLERRGEYVHHLAFCSDDFDGMIDRVREAGLPLVMDEASHPDTQPWLRWNFLPPSVAHGPLIELATRYLAVGEEWLPHPDNAENADLAAELHDRFAG